The region CCGCCACGGCCTGCCCACCGGCGGCGTCAATATCAGCGACCACCTTATCGGCACCGCTTTTGTCTGAGGCATAATTAACGATGACTTTCGCGCCATCAGCCGCCAGCTGGCGGGCAATGCCAGCGCCGATACCGCTGGAGCCACCGGTCACGATGGCAACTTTGTCTTTTAATTTGTGCATATCTTTAGCCTCCTGATATCCCCGCCCGGGGCGGTTTGGTTGAGGAGGCTATGGTGATATCTACATAATTGTTTTGGAACTGACACTTTTGTATATTCGATGTTCATTTTTGAACGGCGAGATCATGGCATGGAGTGGGGCGACGTCCGGGTATTTCTTGCAGTCATTCGTAAGGGCTCTTTTGGCGAAGCGGCCAGAAGCCTTGGCGTGAGCCATCCGACGGTTGGGCGCAGAATAAAGGCGCTTGAGGATGAGGCGCAGCAGGCGCTATTTCGCCGGACAAAGGATGGTCTGGTGCTGACGGATGCCGGCGACAGGGTTATGACGCTGGCAGAAGCGATGGAAAACTCCGCGCTGGCGATGGAGCGGCGCCTGGCAGGAAACCATGAGCGTCTTGAAGGGATATTGCGGTTATCGTCAGCCGAGTGGTTTGCTAATTATGTTCTGGCCCCTGTGCTGGTCGAACTGACGCGCCGCCATCCAGCGATTGTGCCGGAAATTATCGCCAGCTACCGCTTACTTAATCTGTCGCGCCGTGATGCCGACATCGCATTTCGCATCGTTCCCTTTACCGAACCGGATATTGTTCAGCGCCGGTTGATGAGTATGCCCTACGCGCTGTATGGCACGCCGGAAATCGCGCATCTCGCGGAGCACGACCCGGCCGCAGTGGGGCTTATTCTTATGAATACGGCACAATCCCACTTTTCTGACGTTGCCTGGCTGCTTGACAGATTTCCGCAGTCGCGGCGTGTATTTACCAGTACCAGCCGGGCCGTTCAGGCGCAGATGTGCCAGCGGGGAATGGGAATTGCTGTTTTGCCACGGCCTCTTGGCGATGCCATCCCCGGATTGCAGAGCATTCGCATGCCGGAACCGCCGCCTTCCAAAGATATCTGGGTGGGGTATCACTATGATCTGCGCCATATGGATCGCCTGCGGGTCATGCTGGATATCGTCGATGCCTTGCTGGCGGATCCCGCCCCGTCCGCAACGTGAGCCTGCTCTTCTGCTGATGCGCCAGCTAACAGGTTTTATCCGGGCCTGGGGCAGATGCTTTCGGATCTTCACTGTATTGAGTTCCGCCCCGTTCGCTGAACCGGGGCGGAACGAATGCCTGTTTATTGGCTGTGCGGAGCCATAAGCGGGCGGTAAGCGTGTTGAACAACGATTCAGAAACGATATGTCACCAGCAGGCTTCCTGTGGGCGATGTGTTTCGTTGCACAATCGGGCTATTGCGCGCATCACCCGTCAACTGCGTTACGCCTGCTGCGGCAACCACGCTCCAGTCCTGGTTGAATTTGTGGGTCCAGGTAAGATTCGTTGACCAGGCATAAATTCCCGATCCGGCATCATATTGAGTAAACCCCGAGGCGGCCGACTGGGATGCACTGACCCCGTAGTAAGTCTGCATGTACTTTTCCGTTCCCCAACTGCCGGTCAGCGCCAGCGTCACGGAGTTGCTCGATGAGACATAGAGCGGGCTATTGATGCCGAAATGCAGGGCCGCACCATTGCTTCGCTGCGAAACCGGCACCTCGGCCTGCAATTGCACATTAAGCCAGTTGGTCACCCCGTACCCCACGCCAAGCACACCAAGAGCCGAGCCTTTGACGTCGCCCATACCGCGCAGGTAGTCGCTGCCGTCGCTTAGCGAGTCGCTATCTGCATTGCGATCCTTGCGGCCTGCGCGATAGCTCAGTGCCGCGTTGTAATCGAATTTGCCGATGTTATTGCCGTAACCGATGCCCCGTGTGGTGCTAACGAAGAAACCATTTGCCATTGTGTAATCAAGCACCAGGGCCGTTGTGACACGGCTTTTATCCGCACCAGAGTAGCGTGGCGTAACATTCGCGCCGCCTCCCAGGGTCAACGCATTGCCCGGATCCTGCTCTGCCGCCAGTATCGGGGTGGTCAGTAACGCCAGGACCGCGCCCGGCAACATTTTTTTCAGGCTGCGCCCCGAAAGTGGAAGGGGGAACTTATGACGCAGTTTGATGTTTCTCATTAAAGAAGTCCTTGTGGATTCAAATGATTACGATACAAGCGGGTGTTAAACGCCAGAACGCTCATTTTGCATGCGCCCCCTAAAGTTCTCGTGAGCCAAAAATGAAGAAAGGATGAAGCAAGTACAGGTGCTGCAAAGCTGATAGATTTCCTGCTACCGTTTTTTTCTTCAGACGTTCTTCATTCACTGTTGATACCGTAACCATTGTGAAAATTCTCCTAATCGAAGACGACCTGGATCTCGGCAATGGCGTGCGTATTGCTCTTGCAGATCAAGGATTTGATGTCATATGGGTTCGCCGCAAAGAGGATGCGCTGCATCAGCTTGATGCCTGCGTGCCTGAACTTGTGTTACTCGACCTCGGCTTACCCGACGGTGATGGCATGAGCCTGATGGCGCGCTTGCGTCAGCAGCTCAAGGGCATCCCCATCATCATCCTGACGGCGCGCGGCACACTGCACGATCGCCTCTCCGGGCTGGACGCCGGTGCCGACGACTATCTTGTCAAACCGTTTGTTCTCGCCGAGTTGTTGGCCAGAGTGAGAGCGCTTGCGCGCCGCAGTTACGGTTTTGAGAACGAGGCGATAGAGATTCGCGGCTTATCGCTTCATGTGCCGACGCGATGCGTGACCGTGAATGCACGGCATGTTGAGTTGACGGCAAGTGAATACGCGCTGCTTGAAACGTTGATGTTGCGCAGCGATCGCGTGCTGACCCGCAGTTTTCTGGAAGAACGGATCTTTGGCGCAAAAGAAAATATGAGTAATGCGCTCGATGTGCATATGGGGAATTTGCGTCGCAAAATCGGCGACGGCTATGTGCGAACGGTGAGGGGCGTTGGGTATGTCATTGATACCGTCCCGATCCTGAAGGGGGCAGGTTGATGCGAAATTTTTGGCGCCATCTGAGAACCCCAACGTTCGTACGGCGTATTATGGTAGCTCAAATGCTACTACTCACACTGCTCTGGTGTCTTTTTCTGACTTACGTTTTGTGGGAGGACTTGCGTAGCCCGCCGATATTAACGGGCAGCAAGACTTACGAAACCATTTTTACTGTCGTTGAGAGTATGGAGGATCGCCCGCAGGAGCGAACGCATGTGCTGGCTGCGCTCAGTAAAGCGGTGCGGGAAGATTACGGTGGCGGTGAAGATCCAGAACTCTCCATCAGCCTTATCGTGCGCAAGGACAAAGCGATAATTTATGCCTCTGATGGCGCACCGGCCGGGGTGACAAACACCCGCGATGGGAAAATTGAGCGAATTCAGAGTGAAGGCCGCGCCTGGACCAGCCGTACCTTAAAATCCGCGCACTCCGACACGGAGGTCACACTCATCACCCCTGCCGGAGGCTGGAACTTCTTTATCTACCTGAATTCGCGTGGCTACTACGTCATGCCGCTACTGGTATGCATTCCTTTTCTTTTGTTTCCCGCGTGGCTGTCCATCCGCATTGCGATGCGCCCGTGGAATCGGGTGGTCAATGAAATTTCCCTACGCACGCCGGACGATCTCTCGCCCTTAAAAGCCGTGCCAAAGCACAGGGAGCTTCGCCAGATGGTCGACGCTGTGAACGGATTTCTTGCCAGGGTGCGGGAAAGCACGGAACGGGAACGCGTTTTCATTGCCGATGCCGCCCACGAGCTGCGCACCCCGCTGGCTGCGATGCGAATCAATGTTGAGGCTTTGCAGTCCTATGTCAGCAGTGACAGTCAAAAAGAGTTACTGGCAGGGATTATTCGCAGCAATAGCCGTGCGGCTCGTCTCGTCAATCAGTTGCTGCTGATGATGCACAGCGAAGCGCGCATTGACACGGTTATGGAGCCTGTGCCGCTGACGACGCTTATACAAGAGCGAATGGCCGGGCTGGCGCCGCTCGCGGCTGAGCGCAGGATAGAGCTTGAATTCTACGCTGAAGATGAAATCTGGATAACAGGTGTCCGCGAACGGTTGATGTCGCTTATCGATAACCTTATTGAAAATGCCGTGAAGTACAGCCCTGAGGGCGGACGGGTCGAGGTGGAGTTACGATCCTTAAATAATTCCACGCAGTTACGTGTTTCAGATGCCGGGCCTGGCATTCCGGTTGAATTGCGGGAGCGCGTGTTTGACCGGTTTTTTCGCGATCCTAATCAGATGCAAAGCGGGAGTGGGCTGGGGCTTGCCATCGTCAAAGCGGTTGCGCAGCAACACAACAGCAGCGTAAGTCTCACTACGTCTGCAGAAGGCGGACTGATGGTTACGGTTGATTTCCCAGACCACAAGTCCTCCTGAACGAAAGCGCAACGCTGATCCCGACCCGGCGGAGGGCATCTACCTGAACCATGGAGTTAAAAGTGAAATACGTTGCCCTGGCAGGCCTGTTGTGTTCTCTCTCACTCAGCGGGTGCGCCATAACCGTCAGCGAACTTAAAAGCAGCCAGTCCTCTTTTGACGGCAGTTTCATAAGCAACGCAGGGGCTTCTGATGCCTATCGAACCATCAGGCACATGGCAAGGCAGTGCCTCGAATATGAGGCATATTCAGGAAATCCGGTTATCGTATTAAGCGAGTTTGACGTTGAGCGCAAAAAAGGGGAGATCAATCAAAAGTTCCTTTCACAAGGATTATTGATTAATAACACGTTAATTGAGATCGAAAGCCGGAATGGCGACAACGCGCAGGTCAGCCTTTACACCACCAAGAACCTCCTGAGCGCGGGCATCCGCTCACCAAAGATAAGTGATATTAAGCGCTGGGCTGGCGGCGATAAAACGTGCTAGCACGACACCCGCGTCTCACTCAGCGCTACCGTGAAGTGCCCCGGATTGTATGACTTGCGCCACAGTGATTAACACACCGCAAATTGCGTAATACCTTCGTCAGGAGGGGAACTACTGCGAACATCCGCTTCTGGTGATGAGCGGAGATGCCTGCTCATGGCCGGCTGCCTGGTGCCTGAAACGTACGTTGGAAACCATCACGCGATTAAATAGAGGATCTCGGTTCCAGGAACGGATACTCATATTCCAGCGCTGAAATTAATGATTATGGGTTAAGATAGTGAGATCCAGGATATAGTGGACCGTAAGCCTTCCCTCCAGGAAGTAAAGGATAAAATTTAATGTCTTTTAAATTCTATGAAAAATACCCATCTTTAGATATTTCTCAGGCCTTTTGCGCGCGAATCGATCCCGAAATACGACTGAGTTCGGAATTACTCAAAAGCTTTTATTATTTGCTGTGGTTTCCCGGATATTTTGGATTCAACTGGGATGCATTAAACGATTGTTTATGTGATTTTAGCTGGATTGATAGTAAAAAATAGCCATCATTCATGAGAAAATCCCCGAGTTACCTGATGAGGAGAAAGTGATTTATCTCGATATTCTTAACTATGCCAATTTATCCTGGAAAGAGGATAACACTCATGATTTTGACGTTTATTTTAAGCAGGAGGACAAAAAGAATATCGAAGAGTTACTTGCGCTTGCAAGGAATAATAAAGAGTCCAAAGGATAATTCAAACATGCCAAAGCTCTCTCCGTTTCAGCTTTAGCGCCTGCGTCGTGCTGTATGCCCCAGGTAAAAAGATATTTACCCGTATTCTGGCACATTACGCTTCGGGTTCCCCTGAATGTCGCAATAAGTCATCGCACATAGTTTGTAAATCATTGATTAATCTGGATACATGAAAACCATCGCAAACGGCATGATGTACCTGGACGGCGAGAGGTAACAGTACTTTTTCACCTTGTTGGTAATATTTTCCAATCGTGAACATGGGGGCGAAAAAGTTCTGCATGTTTGCAATATTAATATTAAAGCCGGTAAAACTTACCCAGGGGTTTGCAGATACGAAAAATACGTTTTCCCGAGACTCTTCTTTAGGCAGATAGGAGAGGTTATTGCCATAGCGTGCGACGTCTTCTGAATAAATATCCAGGAAGTGATGAATATTACCATCGTAGTGACTCCATAATGACGAAAAAGTCTCTGTTTCATCATGGAAAATCGTATAGCATGGGTGAATGTCATTCCAGATGACAAGCTCATTGTCTTTTATAGCCATACGAAATTCTGTATGCTTGTTTACTATTTTAGCAATGAGGAAAATTAAAGTAGGATAAATTTTCCAGCCAACCGCCTTTATATGTTTTAACAACGCGGTAATATCTAATTGTACAGTTTGACTAAATGTACACTGAGCAAAGGTCTGAAATGCCTCAAAATGCTCCTTCCTTGCCCAACGAGATAGGTCGACAGTTGTATATTCTGGAGTTGTTTTTTTCATTTTTAGCCTTTGGTCACCAATAATGAATAATGTTTTTCCGGTAGCCTAAGATTTTTCTATAAATTAATCAAGTGCATAGGCCAGGAATCTTCCTGGTAGCGAACGAAATTATTAAGAGTGAGTGTATCTATCTTCATACGGGAAGAAACAGTACGTAAATTTTCCAATATCCAAATAATGAAAGTAGATTGTGCAATATGCAGTATTTTCGTAACGACAAAAAGTCGCCGAATATCCGCTCCTCGCTCAATAGTGCCTGTCATGCCTGCTCAGGGAGCAGGCTTAGCGGGGCATTTTCGTAATACTGGCGACGTGAGCGGATCGCTGCCATAACGCCCGACGTCTGCCAGCAGATCTCACGGTGGCACCAGTCACTACGAGATATTTACTGCTGCTATTTGTGAAGCTCACGCTGTGCAAGCTGTAAGGTGATTGTTTCGATACGCTCGGCCATTTCCCGGGTCATTTCGGTCAACTGAGTATTTTGTTTTAGCAATTCCAGCAGTTGTGCCGACTGCTCCTCGGCGAGGATCTGGCGTTTCGTCATTGCGTCGTCCAGATCTTCGCGGTGTTGTGCATCCGCCAGCGCATGAGCCTGATCTCGCTCCGCCTGCCGGGTTTGCGCCAGCAGGATCAGCGGCGCGGCATAAGCAGCCTGAATGCTGAACGCAAGATTGAGGAGAATAAAAGGATAGGGATCAAACTTCACGACACCCGCCACGTTCAGAATAATCCACACGATCACAACGATAGTCTGTCCAATCAGAAATATCGGCGTACCGAAAAAACGAGCGAACGCTTCTGCTTTCAACGCAAACCACTCGTCGCCAAAAGTATGCGTAATGCCTTTCAGGGGGCGATATAACCGAAATTTTTTATCTGTGTGCATATCATAAACTTCCTGCTGGGGGAGGTTGCCAGAATCGCCGAAACTTATTTCATCATTGGGCACTAAAGCCCAAGCGTACAAAAATATACGTTACGGATGTTATACGTCAGGTAAAGCGCCTGCATAAAGCGTATCAACCAGCTCACTCCATCCACATTATCCCATCGCCAACAGGATGGTTCGCGGCCGGCAAGCTCGCCTGGAACACCCCGAATGATTACTAATGCTCCTCAATGATTAACATGCGCCAGCAACGGTGGGATAAACGGCGAACTCCCGTTTTTCACTCAGAGCGCATATCATCTCTTCCGGCGCTGCCCGCTTCGTGGCAGAAACGGATATTAGCGATCCGGGACTTTTAAGCCTGGAAGCAGCGCCAGGGCCCAAAATCAGCTTTGTTATTATGGAATTAACACTTACTCATCAAGGTATATGACATGTCGTTTAAGGTACGTGAAGCTAACGCTAAGGATTACGATGCATGGTTAAGGCTCTGGAACGGATATTTGCAATTTTCTGGCAGTACGCTGAGCGATGATGTTACCTCATCGACCTGGCATCGGGTGCTGTCTCCAGACTCTGATGTCATCTGCCGGCTTGCGGAAGCCGAACAGGGCGTGGTTGGTTTTGCGATGTGCGTGTTGCATGAGGGAACATGGGTAACACAGCCTCATTGTTACCTTGAAGATCTTTTTGTTGATGAAACTATGCGCGGCCTTGGCGCGGGAAAAGCGCTGATTGAGGCGATATGT is a window of Enterobacter sp. R4-368 DNA encoding:
- a CDS encoding LysR family transcriptional regulator: MEWGDVRVFLAVIRKGSFGEAARSLGVSHPTVGRRIKALEDEAQQALFRRTKDGLVLTDAGDRVMTLAEAMENSALAMERRLAGNHERLEGILRLSSAEWFANYVLAPVLVELTRRHPAIVPEIIASYRLLNLSRRDADIAFRIVPFTEPDIVQRRLMSMPYALYGTPEIAHLAEHDPAAVGLILMNTAQSHFSDVAWLLDRFPQSRRVFTSTSRAVQAQMCQRGMGIAVLPRPLGDAIPGLQSIRMPEPPPSKDIWVGYHYDLRHMDRLRVMLDIVDALLADPAPSAT
- a CDS encoding MipA/OmpV family protein — protein: MRNIKLRHKFPLPLSGRSLKKMLPGAVLALLTTPILAAEQDPGNALTLGGGANVTPRYSGADKSRVTTALVLDYTMANGFFVSTTRGIGYGNNIGKFDYNAALSYRAGRKDRNADSDSLSDGSDYLRGMGDVKGSALGVLGVGYGVTNWLNVQLQAEVPVSQRSNGAALHFGINSPLYVSSSNSVTLALTGSWGTEKYMQTYYGVSASQSAASGFTQYDAGSGIYAWSTNLTWTHKFNQDWSVVAAAGVTQLTGDARNSPIVQRNTSPTGSLLVTYRF
- a CDS encoding response regulator transcription factor, which translates into the protein MKILLIEDDLDLGNGVRIALADQGFDVIWVRRKEDALHQLDACVPELVLLDLGLPDGDGMSLMARLRQQLKGIPIIILTARGTLHDRLSGLDAGADDYLVKPFVLAELLARVRALARRSYGFENEAIEIRGLSLHVPTRCVTVNARHVELTASEYALLETLMLRSDRVLTRSFLEERIFGAKENMSNALDVHMGNLRRKIGDGYVRTVRGVGYVIDTVPILKGAG
- a CDS encoding ATP-binding protein, whose product is MRNFWRHLRTPTFVRRIMVAQMLLLTLLWCLFLTYVLWEDLRSPPILTGSKTYETIFTVVESMEDRPQERTHVLAALSKAVREDYGGGEDPELSISLIVRKDKAIIYASDGAPAGVTNTRDGKIERIQSEGRAWTSRTLKSAHSDTEVTLITPAGGWNFFIYLNSRGYYVMPLLVCIPFLLFPAWLSIRIAMRPWNRVVNEISLRTPDDLSPLKAVPKHRELRQMVDAVNGFLARVRESTERERVFIADAAHELRTPLAAMRINVEALQSYVSSDSQKELLAGIIRSNSRAARLVNQLLLMMHSEARIDTVMEPVPLTTLIQERMAGLAPLAAERRIELEFYAEDEIWITGVRERLMSLIDNLIENAVKYSPEGGRVEVELRSLNNSTQLRVSDAGPGIPVELRERVFDRFFRDPNQMQSGSGLGLAIVKAVAQQHNSSVSLTTSAEGGLMVTVDFPDHKSS
- a CDS encoding barstar family protein, coding for MSFKFYEKYPSLDISQAFCARIDPEIRLSSELLKSFYYLLWFPGYFGFNWDALNDCLCDFSWIDSKK
- the catA gene encoding type A chloramphenicol O-acetyltransferase, which codes for MKKTTPEYTTVDLSRWARKEHFEAFQTFAQCTFSQTVQLDITALLKHIKAVGWKIYPTLIFLIAKIVNKHTEFRMAIKDNELVIWNDIHPCYTIFHDETETFSSLWSHYDGNIHHFLDIYSEDVARYGNNLSYLPKEESRENVFFVSANPWVSFTGFNINIANMQNFFAPMFTIGKYYQQGEKVLLPLAVQVHHAVCDGFHVSRLINDLQTMCDDLLRHSGEPEA
- a CDS encoding DUF1003 domain-containing protein, with protein sequence MHTDKKFRLYRPLKGITHTFGDEWFALKAEAFARFFGTPIFLIGQTIVVIVWIILNVAGVVKFDPYPFILLNLAFSIQAAYAAPLILLAQTRQAERDQAHALADAQHREDLDDAMTKRQILAEEQSAQLLELLKQNTQLTEMTREMAERIETITLQLAQRELHK
- a CDS encoding GNAT family N-acetyltransferase yields the protein MSFKVREANAKDYDAWLRLWNGYLQFSGSTLSDDVTSSTWHRVLSPDSDVICRLAEAEQGVVGFAMCVLHEGTWVTQPHCYLEDLFVDETMRGLGAGKALIEAICEEARTKSWSKVYWVTRESNPARALYDKLAVLDNFVRYTVKL